A genome region from Oncorhynchus gorbuscha isolate QuinsamMale2020 ecotype Even-year linkage group LG26, OgorEven_v1.0, whole genome shotgun sequence includes the following:
- the LOC124016211 gene encoding N-acetyllactosaminide beta-1,3-N-acetylglucosaminyltransferase 2-like, translating into MHGGRKKTRVLCVMMILNVFVFILVGVSRNLGQNKGDQRKPRIPSKRFWKKQMTSEIFWNKEQQRLDYIYNPILMLGLTNDSLLELPDWLNDTKSPDPCQPDYSVTTQVKDYNSLPPRFQDFLQHMRCRSYPMIMDQPRVCESKPYLLLAVKSLAPHFDRRQAIRESWGRVGVLANRTVATVFLLGNAVAVDHFPNLSGMLSHEARLYGDLLQWDYRDSFFNLTLKEVLFLDWFSQRCPDARFVFKGDDDVFVNTWRILDFLHNLPEIRARDLFIGDVITNAGPHRDRKLKYFIPESVFVGPYPPYAGGGGFLYSGELALQLHNISQQVALYPIDDVYTGMCLQKLGLVPEKHKGFRTFDIDEKYRGNPCAYKSLMLVHSRTPQEMIKIWAWLSDPELDCQ; encoded by the coding sequence ATGCACGGCGGTCGGAAGAAAACCAGGGTGCTGTGTGTGATGATGATACTCAATGTCTTCGTCTTCATCCTTGTGGGTGTGTCTCGGAACTTGGGCCAGAATAAGGGGGACCAGCGGAAGCCACGCATTCCCTCCAAGAGGTTCTGGAAGAAGCAGATGACCAGCGAGATCTTCTGGAATAAGGAGCAGCAGAGGCTGGACTATATCTACAACCCCATCCTCATGTTGGGTTTGACCAATGACTCTCTCCTGGAGCTACCTGATTGGCTCAACGACACCAAGTCCCCGGACCCCTGCCAACCGGACTACAGCGTCACCACCCAGGTGAAGGACTACAACTCCCTGCCACCCCGCTTCCAGGACTTCCTGCAGCACATGCGCTGCCGCTCGTATCCGATGATCATGGACCAGCCACGCGTATGCGAGAGCAAACCCTACCTCCTATTGGCCGTCAAGTCCCTGGCGCCCCACTTCGACCGGCGGCAGGCCATCCGGGAGTCGTGGGGGCGGGTGGGCGTTCTAGCCAATCGGACTGTAGCCACGGTCTTCCTCCTTGGAAATGCTGTGGCAGTCGACCACTTCCCCAACTTGTCTGGGATGCTCAGCCACGAGGCCAGACTTTACGGGGACCTCCTCCAGTGGGACTACCGAGACTCCTTCTTCAACCTCACCCTCAAAGAGGTGCTCTTCCTGGACTGGTTCAGCCAGCGTTGCCCTGACGCCCGCTTTGTCTTCAAGGGGGATGATGACGTCTTCGTCAACACCTGGAGGATCTTAGACTTCCTCCACAATCTTCCAGAGATCAGGGCCAGGGATCTGTTCATAGGGGATGTAATCACCAACGCCGGCCCGCACCGGGACCGGAAGCTCAAGTACTTCATCCCAGAGAGTGTGTTCGTGGGGCCATACCCTCCCTATGCCGGCGGAGGAGGGTTCCTGTACTCTGGGGAACTGGCACTGCAGTTGCACAACATCTCCCAGCAGGTGGCGCTGTATCCTATTGATGATGTCTACACAGGGATGTGTCTCCAGAAGCTGGGCTTGGTCCCGGAGAAGCACAAGGGCTTCAGGACGTTTGACATTGATGAGAAATACAGGGGCAACCCGTGCGCGTATAAGAGCTTAATGCTCGTGCACAGCAGGACGCCGCAGGAGATGATCAAAATCTGGGCCTGGCTCAGCGATCCAGAATTGGACTGTCAGTGA